The following proteins are encoded in a genomic region of Atribacterota bacterium:
- the rplL gene encoding 50S ribosomal protein L7/L12, with amino-acid sequence MTKEEIIEAIEKMTVLELAELVKALEEKFGVSAAMPVAAVAAPAAAQAVVEEVEEKTEFDVILKSAGAQKLQVIKEVRAITGLGLKEAKDLVDNPPKPVKEGISKKEAEEIKAKLEAAGAEVEIK; translated from the coding sequence ATGACCAAGGAAGAAATTATTGAAGCGATTGAAAAGATGACCGTTCTGGAACTGGCAGAATTGGTAAAAGCACTGGAGGAGAAGTTTGGAGTATCGGCAGCAATGCCTGTGGCAGCAGTGGCGGCGCCAGCGGCAGCTCAGGCAGTCGTGGAAGAAGTGGAGGAGAAAACGGAGTTCGATGTGATTCTGAAGAGTGCCGGTGCTCAGAAACTTCAGGTTATCAAAGAAGTGCGGGCTATCACCGGCCTTGGGCTCAAGGAAGCAAAAGACCTGGTTGATAATCCTCCGAAACCAGTAAAGGAAGGCATCAGCAAGAAAGAAGCAGAAGAAATCAAGGCGAAGCTCGAAGCAGCCGGAGCAGAAGTCGAAATTAAGTAA
- the rplJ gene encoding 50S ribosomal protein L10: MEKSDKTRIVEETREKIKKSQAIFVVGYSGIPVQNIEQIRKGLRGAQSEMKVVKNTLMRLALSQTNVVSGEELLKGQNAFVFSYFDPVQTAKVLSDFNKKFPQLEARGGWLGGKCIGAQEAKRLAEIPSREELLAQLLGRVQAPIAGLVFVLQGVLRNLVGVLRAIEEKKK, from the coding sequence TTGGAGAAATCTGACAAGACAAGAATAGTTGAAGAAACTCGTGAAAAGATCAAGAAAAGCCAGGCGATTTTTGTGGTCGGCTATTCTGGTATACCGGTGCAGAATATTGAACAAATTCGAAAAGGCCTTCGTGGTGCTCAAAGCGAAATGAAGGTTGTGAAAAATACGTTGATGCGTCTTGCTCTTTCTCAAACAAACGTTGTTTCTGGTGAAGAGCTCCTAAAAGGTCAGAATGCTTTTGTTTTTTCCTATTTTGACCCGGTTCAGACTGCAAAGGTTCTGAGCGATTTCAATAAGAAGTTTCCCCAGCTTGAAGCCAGAGGTGGATGGTTGGGTGGTAAATGTATTGGGGCTCAGGAGGCGAAACGCCTGGCTGAAATTCCCTCACGAGAGGAATTACTCGCCCAGCTTTTGGGAAGAGTTCAGGCACCTATCGCGGGGCTGGTATTTGTTTTACAGGGTGTCCTGCGTAATCTGGTAGGAGTTTTACGAGCGATTGAAGAGAAAAAGAAATAA